A genomic region of Dickeya solani IPO 2222 contains the following coding sequences:
- a CDS encoding LysR family transcriptional regulator — protein MAEISLRHIEIFHAVMTTGNLTEAAALLNTSQPTVSRELARFEHLVQMPLFERLRGRLHPTAQALQLFDEVQHSYYGLERIINAARDIRQFRQAPLSVACLPVFSQSLLPEVCQPLLARYPALNLHVIPQESPLLEEWLSAQRHDLGLTENQVTPAGTERQTLMALNEVCVLPIGHPLARKTVLTPEDFRDQPFVSLSSTDSYRQLLDQQFEQANVARRLVLDTHSAASVCAMVRAGVGLSIVNPLTAVDYASSGAVAVRRFSIEVPFTVSLIRPLHRPASALVEQFTEQLLTFAENFPARLQRWLAHNI, from the coding sequence ATGGCTGAGATTTCCCTGCGCCACATCGAGATCTTTCACGCGGTAATGACCACCGGCAACCTGACGGAAGCCGCCGCGCTGCTCAATACCTCGCAGCCGACGGTGAGCCGCGAACTGGCGCGTTTTGAGCATCTGGTACAGATGCCGCTGTTCGAACGCCTGCGCGGGCGGTTGCACCCCACCGCGCAGGCGTTGCAATTGTTCGACGAAGTCCAGCACTCCTATTACGGGCTGGAGCGCATCATCAACGCCGCGCGTGATATTCGGCAGTTTCGGCAGGCGCCGCTGTCGGTGGCTTGTCTGCCGGTGTTCTCCCAGTCATTGCTGCCTGAAGTATGCCAGCCGCTGCTGGCACGCTACCCGGCGCTCAATCTGCACGTCATCCCGCAGGAATCGCCGCTGCTGGAAGAGTGGCTGTCGGCGCAGCGCCACGATCTGGGGCTGACGGAAAATCAGGTCACCCCCGCCGGCACCGAACGGCAAACGCTGATGGCGCTAAATGAAGTCTGCGTACTGCCCATCGGCCACCCGCTGGCGCGCAAAACGGTGCTGACGCCGGAGGATTTCCGCGACCAGCCGTTTGTCAGCCTGTCCAGTACCGACAGTTACCGGCAGCTGCTGGACCAGCAATTTGAGCAGGCGAACGTCGCGCGGCGGCTGGTGCTGGACACCCACAGCGCCGCCTCGGTATGCGCGATGGTGCGCGCCGGAGTGGGGTTGTCGATCGTCAATCCGCTCACCGCGGTGGATTACGCCAGCAGCGGCGCGGTGGCGGTACGCCGTTTCAGCATCGAGGTGCCGTTTACCGTCAGCCTGATTCGTCCGCTGCACCGCCCGGCCTCGGCCTTGGTGGAGCAATTCACCGAACAGTTGCTCACCTTCGCCGAAAACTTTCCCGCGCGGTTGCAGCGCTGGCTGGCGCACAACATCTAA
- a CDS encoding PTS sugar transporter subunit IIB, with protein sequence MKRIVLACSAGMSTSLVVTKMEKEATARGMEYQIYAIPEQNLRDELQTYGDDIIAVLLGPQVRFKLTENKKLTDEYQIPIAVIDSVAYGTLNGAKVLDQALSLVN encoded by the coding sequence ATGAAACGGATCGTACTGGCCTGCTCGGCAGGCATGTCCACGTCGCTGGTGGTGACCAAAATGGAAAAGGAAGCGACGGCGCGCGGCATGGAATACCAGATTTACGCCATCCCTGAACAGAACCTGCGGGATGAACTGCAAACCTACGGCGACGATATCATTGCGGTGCTGCTGGGGCCGCAGGTGCGCTTCAAACTGACGGAAAACAAGAAACTGACCGACGAGTACCAAATTCCGATCGCGGTGATCGATTCGGTGGCTTACGGCACCCTGAACGGCGCAAAGGTACTCGATCAGGCGCTGAGTTTGGTAAACTGA
- a CDS encoding Fic family protein, with the protein MAKHPVEQAPKLDFTSPDFNEIFAYLSHYGMADAQGRYLHWNQLKWRVPGKDARNIWLAVKFHRYNARKTIGLQDKADNEFHYCIHDSLEPKLHRIVQLGAGKIASIAGTQASDNVRQNYLVSSLLMEEAITSAQLEGAATTRADAKKMLEEELTPATPDERMILNNYMLLRLADRRKNEPLTRDLMLEFHRVATQGVSENDNIPGEFRCSDDIYIGNDDNPLFYPPNHLLLEDRLEKICSFANDKHDGENGSKFIPPVIKAIILHFLMGYEHAFRDGNGRTARAIFYWFMLKNGYDIFEYISISKVIKEHARDYGLSYLYVQKDYGDLTYFIDFHLKVILEAFEELQEYLKIKTEEFYELVAILEHSKYKEKLNFIQKDLIKKGVKEPGRIFKVKAVQNVYGVSENTARKLLRELVNMNIFLPISVGRTTHFISPADLRERLSVK; encoded by the coding sequence ATGGCAAAACATCCAGTAGAACAAGCGCCTAAGCTTGATTTTACCTCTCCAGATTTCAATGAAATCTTCGCATACCTCAGTCACTATGGTATGGCAGATGCGCAGGGACGCTACCTGCACTGGAATCAGCTAAAATGGCGGGTGCCGGGTAAAGATGCACGAAACATTTGGCTGGCGGTCAAATTTCACCGTTATAACGCTAGGAAAACAATCGGTTTACAGGACAAAGCAGACAACGAATTTCATTACTGCATACACGATTCGCTGGAACCAAAACTTCATCGCATCGTACAGCTAGGAGCCGGAAAAATCGCCTCAATTGCCGGGACACAGGCATCGGATAATGTGAGGCAAAATTATCTGGTCTCGTCTTTGTTGATGGAGGAAGCCATCACCAGCGCTCAACTGGAAGGTGCGGCGACGACCCGCGCTGATGCCAAGAAAATGCTGGAAGAGGAACTAACACCGGCAACGCCTGACGAGCGTATGATATTAAACAATTATATGTTGTTAAGATTAGCGGACAGAAGAAAGAATGAGCCACTTACCCGTGACTTAATGTTGGAGTTTCACCGGGTTGCCACACAAGGCGTATCAGAGAACGATAATATTCCAGGCGAGTTTAGATGCAGTGACGATATTTATATTGGTAATGACGACAATCCACTATTCTACCCACCCAATCACCTACTGCTTGAAGATAGACTGGAAAAAATTTGCTCATTTGCAAATGATAAACACGATGGCGAGAATGGTTCAAAATTTATCCCACCGGTCATCAAAGCAATAATACTTCATTTTTTAATGGGGTATGAGCACGCGTTCAGGGATGGGAACGGCCGTACCGCAAGAGCCATTTTTTATTGGTTTATGCTTAAAAATGGATACGATATCTTTGAATATATCTCTATCAGCAAAGTTATCAAGGAACACGCCAGAGATTACGGCTTATCATACCTATATGTTCAGAAAGATTATGGAGATTTGACATATTTTATCGACTTTCACCTTAAAGTTATATTAGAGGCATTTGAAGAGCTACAAGAATACTTAAAAATAAAAACAGAAGAGTTTTATGAGCTTGTCGCAATTCTTGAACACTCAAAATATAAAGAAAAATTAAATTTCATACAAAAAGACCTTATCAAAAAAGGGGTGAAAGAGCCTGGCAGGATATTTAAAGTCAAAGCAGTGCAAAACGTTTATGGCGTCAGCGAAAATACCGCCAGAAAATTATTACGGGAATTGGTGAATATGAATATATTTCTGCCAATATCCGTTGGAAGAACAACGCATTTCATATCGCCCGCTGATTTAAGAGAAAGACTGAGCGTAAAATGA
- a CDS encoding PTS lactose/cellobiose transporter subunit IIA, translating into MEFDMEQTVMELLINAGEARSSAMMAIQAARGQDWAQADAQLLASKEAAKAAHLIQTRLIGLDEGEGKVPVNLIMVHAQDHLMTAMLCHDLAEEMVLLRKELFDRSSA; encoded by the coding sequence ATGGAATTCGATATGGAACAGACCGTGATGGAGCTACTGATCAACGCCGGCGAAGCCCGATCCAGCGCCATGATGGCGATTCAGGCCGCCCGCGGGCAGGACTGGGCACAGGCCGACGCGCAGTTGCTGGCCTCGAAGGAGGCGGCGAAAGCGGCCCATCTTATCCAGACCCGGCTGATCGGGCTGGACGAAGGCGAAGGCAAAGTGCCGGTCAACCTGATTATGGTACACGCGCAGGATCATCTGATGACCGCCATGCTATGCCACGATCTGGCCGAAGAGATGGTACTGCTGCGCAAAGAGCTGTTTGACCGCTCGTCAGCCTGA
- a CDS encoding LacI family DNA-binding transcriptional regulator, translating to MMTMLDVAKHAGVSKATVSRVLNSTGQVKQSTRDAVFKAMEELGYRPNFLARSLAQRSSNSLGLVVSNFDGPYFGRLLRRAAERTETSGKHLIVTDGHDTPEDEQQAVQLLTDRRCDAIVLYTRHMSDAALMGLLEQSTVPIVVINRHLPMAPDRCVWFEQQQAVFQLIAYLVQQGHREIACITGPINTPTARARLAGYRQALDHHRIPYDPLRVVNGDNLVPGGYQAVRELLAHDAGFSAIFASNDDMCIGAMKALLEAGKRLPQDVSLFGFDDIPSAPYLNPALSTVYLPIEEMISAAISQALKLSEGEAVKPIAPFIGELKRRASVAQGPHAR from the coding sequence ATGATGACCATGCTTGATGTGGCAAAGCATGCCGGCGTATCCAAAGCAACGGTATCACGGGTGCTGAACAGTACAGGTCAGGTGAAGCAAAGCACGCGCGATGCCGTGTTCAAAGCGATGGAAGAACTGGGCTATCGCCCCAACTTTCTGGCGCGATCGCTGGCGCAACGCAGCTCAAACAGCCTTGGCCTGGTGGTATCCAATTTCGACGGCCCCTATTTCGGCCGTTTGCTGCGTCGGGCGGCGGAACGCACCGAAACCAGCGGCAAGCACCTGATCGTGACCGACGGCCACGATACGCCGGAAGACGAACAACAGGCGGTGCAACTGCTGACCGATCGCCGCTGCGACGCCATTGTGCTCTATACCCGCCACATGTCCGACGCGGCGCTGATGGGGCTGCTGGAGCAGTCCACGGTGCCGATCGTGGTCATCAACCGCCACCTGCCGATGGCGCCTGACCGCTGCGTCTGGTTCGAACAACAGCAGGCGGTGTTCCAGTTGATCGCTTATCTGGTGCAGCAAGGGCACCGCGAAATTGCCTGTATCACCGGGCCGATCAACACCCCGACCGCGCGCGCGCGTCTGGCGGGTTACCGGCAGGCGCTCGACCATCATCGTATCCCTTATGATCCGCTGCGGGTGGTCAACGGCGACAATCTGGTGCCCGGCGGCTATCAGGCGGTGCGCGAACTGCTGGCGCATGACGCCGGTTTTTCCGCGATTTTCGCCAGCAACGACGATATGTGCATCGGCGCGATGAAAGCGCTGCTCGAAGCCGGTAAACGGCTGCCGCAAGACGTGTCGCTGTTCGGCTTTGACGATATCCCCAGCGCCCCTTATCTGAACCCGGCGCTGTCCACGGTGTATTTGCCGATTGAAGAGATGATCAGCGCCGCCATCTCGCAGGCGCTGAAATTGTCTGAAGGCGAAGCGGTCAAACCGATCGCCCCGTTTATCGGTGAATTGAAACGGCGTGCCTCGGTGGCGCAAGGGCCGCACGCGCGCTAA
- a CDS encoding PTS sugar transporter subunit IIC: MSFKDQAIDSLGSFANQFNSLRYIMAIKASFITLMPVIIVGAFSVLISNMVLDPKNGLASFAMFSFLAPLKPIMSGINYATLNFLTIGAVFLIGIELGRINGSRGLFPGLLAVICFISITPTTIDMVINGQTLPVKDVLARQFSDTKSLFLGMFIAILSVEIYSKLESVDRLRIKMPDSVPPNVSASFSALIPAIITVTLVATFGFTFQKVTGMYLYDAIYMVVQQPLESVVQSLPGLLILMFVAQLFWVIGIHGNQMIKPIREPLLLGAIAVNMTAFEQGHEVPNIITMPFWDVYMSIGGSGLTIGLLLAVMIASRRREMKEIAKISFGPGVFNINEPVIFGMPIMLNPILAIPFIITPLVTGTIGYFATSMGFAGKAVVMVPWTTPPIINAWLSTAGSMGAVATQIVCIIVATLIYLPFVKVASRRAEQAQREAEAEQASAAKS; the protein is encoded by the coding sequence ATGTCATTCAAGGATCAGGCCATCGATTCATTGGGATCTTTTGCCAACCAGTTCAACAGTTTGAGATACATCATGGCGATCAAAGCCTCGTTCATCACGCTGATGCCGGTGATCATCGTGGGCGCTTTCTCTGTGCTGATCTCCAATATGGTGCTTGACCCCAAGAACGGGCTGGCGAGTTTCGCCATGTTCTCGTTTCTGGCGCCGCTCAAGCCGATTATGAGCGGTATTAACTACGCCACGCTGAACTTTCTGACCATCGGCGCGGTGTTCCTGATCGGCATCGAACTGGGGCGCATCAATGGCTCCCGCGGGTTATTCCCCGGTTTGCTGGCGGTGATCTGTTTTATTTCGATTACCCCCACCACCATCGATATGGTGATCAACGGCCAGACTTTGCCGGTGAAAGACGTGCTGGCGCGCCAGTTCTCCGACACCAAGAGCCTGTTCCTCGGCATGTTCATCGCCATTCTGTCGGTGGAGATTTACTCCAAACTGGAATCGGTGGACCGGCTGCGCATCAAGATGCCGGACAGCGTGCCGCCGAATGTGTCCGCGTCGTTTTCGGCGTTGATCCCGGCGATCATCACCGTGACGCTGGTGGCGACCTTTGGGTTTACCTTCCAGAAAGTGACCGGCATGTACCTGTACGACGCTATCTACATGGTGGTGCAGCAGCCGCTGGAATCGGTGGTGCAGAGCCTGCCGGGGCTGTTGATCCTGATGTTTGTGGCGCAGTTGTTCTGGGTGATCGGCATCCACGGCAACCAGATGATCAAGCCGATCCGCGAACCGCTGCTGCTGGGGGCGATCGCGGTGAACATGACCGCGTTTGAGCAGGGTCACGAGGTGCCGAATATCATCACCATGCCGTTCTGGGACGTGTACATGAGCATCGGCGGGTCCGGGCTGACCATCGGGCTGCTGTTGGCGGTGATGATCGCTTCCCGACGCCGCGAAATGAAAGAGATCGCCAAGATCTCCTTCGGCCCGGGCGTGTTCAACATCAATGAGCCGGTGATTTTCGGTATGCCGATCATGCTCAACCCGATTCTGGCGATTCCGTTCATCATCACGCCGCTGGTCACCGGCACCATCGGTTACTTCGCCACCAGCATGGGGTTTGCCGGCAAAGCGGTGGTGATGGTGCCCTGGACCACGCCGCCGATCATCAACGCCTGGCTGTCCACCGCCGGTTCCATGGGCGCGGTGGCGACGCAGATTGTTTGCATCATCGTCGCCACCCTGATTTACCTGCCGTTCGTCAAAGTGGCGTCCCGTCGCGCCGAGCAGGCGCAGCGGGAAGCGGAAGCCGAGCAGGCCAGCGCAGCGAAAAGCTAA
- the lysA gene encoding diaminopimelate decarboxylase, with protein sequence MPHDLNDLSHALNVQSLRALPERFGCPLWAYDAETIIERIGQLRQFDTIRFAQKACSNLHILTLMRQQGVKVDSVSLGEIERALAAGFEPGTDAHEIVFTADVLDDATLQRVQELNIPVNAGSIDMLHQLGERSPGHPVWLRINPGFGHGHSQKTNTGGENSKHGIWYADLPQALEALSRYRLKLVGIHMHIGSGVDYKHLEQVCDAMVQQVLAVGQDLEAISAGGGLSIPYRHGGERIDTQHYYGLWNRAREQIAAHLEHPVALEIEPGRFLVAESGVLVAQVCAVKDMGSRHFVLVDAGFSDLMRPAMYGSYHHITLLPGDGRDLSQSALRDTVVAGPLCESGDVFTQQAGGGVETLPLPSAQVGDYLVFHDTGAYGASMSSNYNSRPLIAEVLFEQGQPRLIRRRQTLDELLALERV encoded by the coding sequence ATGCCACACGATCTGAATGACCTTTCCCATGCGCTGAACGTCCAGAGCCTGCGCGCGCTGCCGGAACGCTTTGGCTGCCCGCTGTGGGCCTACGATGCCGAGACTATCATTGAGCGCATCGGTCAGTTGCGCCAATTCGATACCATCCGTTTTGCGCAGAAAGCCTGTTCCAACCTGCATATTCTGACGCTGATGCGCCAGCAGGGCGTGAAAGTGGATTCGGTATCGCTGGGCGAAATTGAACGTGCGCTGGCGGCCGGGTTTGAGCCAGGCACCGACGCGCATGAGATCGTGTTTACCGCTGATGTGCTGGATGATGCCACGCTGCAACGGGTGCAGGAGCTGAATATTCCGGTGAATGCCGGTTCCATCGACATGCTGCATCAACTGGGCGAGCGTTCGCCGGGTCACCCGGTGTGGCTGCGTATTAATCCGGGATTCGGCCACGGCCACAGTCAGAAGACCAACACCGGCGGCGAAAACAGCAAACATGGTATCTGGTATGCCGATTTGCCGCAGGCGCTGGAGGCGCTGAGCCGTTACCGCCTGAAGCTGGTGGGCATCCACATGCATATCGGCTCCGGCGTTGATTACAAGCATTTGGAGCAGGTGTGCGACGCCATGGTGCAGCAGGTGCTGGCGGTGGGGCAGGATCTGGAGGCGATTTCCGCCGGCGGCGGGTTGTCGATTCCCTATCGTCACGGCGGCGAGCGCATTGATACTCAACACTATTATGGGCTGTGGAACCGGGCGCGGGAGCAGATCGCCGCGCATCTGGAGCACCCGGTGGCGCTGGAAATCGAGCCGGGGCGTTTTCTGGTGGCGGAGTCCGGGGTGCTGGTGGCGCAGGTGTGCGCGGTGAAAGACATGGGCAGCCGTCATTTTGTGCTGGTGGACGCCGGGTTCAGCGACCTGATGCGCCCTGCGATGTACGGCAGTTACCATCACATCACCCTGTTGCCGGGCGATGGGCGCGATCTAAGCCAGTCCGCGCTGCGTGACACCGTGGTGGCGGGCCCGCTGTGCGAATCCGGCGATGTATTTACCCAACAGGCGGGCGGTGGGGTGGAAACGCTGCCGCTGCCGTCGGCGCAGGTGGGCGATTATCTGGTGTTCCATGACACCGGCGCTTACGGTGCGTCGATGTCCTCCAACTACAACAGCCGCCCGCTGATTGCCGAAGTGCTGTTTGAACAAGGACAGCCGCGGTTGATCCGCCGTCGCCAGACGCTGGACGAACTGCTGGCGCTGGAGCGGGTGTAA
- a CDS encoding GNAT family N-acetyltransferase: MATIESKATIGYLADYPHFEAQVVDWLWQAFGEGLSRDFFASVVHHSMDKQALPLTFVALEGEQLVGTVGLWRCDLISRQDLTPWLAALYVDEHYRDRGLGAELQRFVVEFSRERGFHDLYLYAGFSGYYERHGWRYLGDAPDYPDKTVRLYHRALR; encoded by the coding sequence ATGGCAACGATAGAGTCTAAGGCAACGATAGGCTATCTGGCGGATTACCCGCACTTTGAGGCGCAGGTCGTCGACTGGCTGTGGCAGGCGTTTGGCGAGGGTCTGAGCCGGGACTTTTTTGCCAGCGTGGTGCATCACAGCATGGACAAACAGGCATTGCCGCTGACGTTTGTGGCGCTGGAAGGTGAGCAACTGGTCGGCACCGTCGGGCTATGGCGCTGCGATCTGATCAGCCGACAGGATTTGACCCCCTGGCTGGCGGCGCTTTATGTGGACGAACACTACCGCGATCGCGGTCTGGGCGCTGAGCTACAGCGCTTTGTGGTCGAGTTCAGCCGCGAGCGCGGCTTCCACGATCTCTATCTCTACGCCGGTTTCAGCGGTTACTACGAACGCCACGGCTGGCGTTATCTGGGCGATGCGCCGGATTACCCCGATAAAACGGTGCGGTTGTATCACCGCGCGTTAAGGTAA
- the galR gene encoding HTH-type transcriptional regulator GalR: MATIKDVARLAGVSVATVSRVINDSPKASAQARSAVLQAMQQLQYHPNANARALAQQSTETLGLVVSDVSDPFFGTMVKAVEQEAYRTGNFLLIGNGYHVAHKERQAIEQLIRHRCAALVVHAKMLPDEELTQLMEQIPGMVLINRILPGYETRCVALDNRYGAWLATRHLILQGHRQIGILCSNHAISDADDRLAGYRDALAEHAIPLDEQLIAYGEPDESGGEAAMITLLERGRPLTALTCYNDPMAAGALAVLSDNGIEVPRDMSLIGFDDVLLSRYLRPRLTTIRYPITAMATQAAQIALALANDTPLPNAINLFHPTLIRRHSVAGLNNGH, encoded by the coding sequence ATGGCCACCATTAAGGATGTCGCCAGGTTGGCGGGCGTGTCGGTCGCAACCGTGTCACGCGTCATCAACGATTCGCCGAAGGCCAGCGCACAGGCGCGCAGCGCGGTACTGCAGGCCATGCAGCAGTTGCAATACCACCCGAACGCCAACGCCCGCGCGCTGGCCCAGCAATCTACCGAAACGCTGGGGCTGGTGGTATCCGACGTGTCCGATCCGTTTTTCGGCACTATGGTCAAAGCGGTGGAGCAGGAAGCCTACCGCACCGGCAACTTCCTGTTGATTGGCAATGGTTATCATGTGGCGCACAAGGAACGTCAGGCGATCGAACAGCTGATTCGCCACCGCTGCGCGGCGCTGGTGGTTCACGCCAAGATGCTGCCGGATGAGGAACTCACCCAACTGATGGAACAGATTCCGGGCATGGTGCTGATCAACCGCATCCTGCCGGGTTATGAAACGCGCTGCGTGGCGCTGGATAACCGCTACGGCGCCTGGCTGGCGACCCGGCACCTGATCCTGCAGGGGCACCGCCAGATCGGCATCCTGTGTTCCAACCACGCCATCTCCGACGCCGATGACCGTCTGGCCGGCTACCGGGACGCGCTGGCCGAACACGCGATTCCGCTGGATGAGCAGTTGATCGCCTATGGCGAACCGGACGAAAGCGGCGGCGAAGCCGCGATGATCACGCTGCTGGAACGCGGCCGCCCGCTGACCGCGCTGACCTGCTACAACGACCCAATGGCCGCCGGCGCGCTGGCGGTGCTGAGCGATAACGGTATTGAGGTGCCGCGGGATATGTCGCTGATCGGCTTCGATGATGTGCTGCTGTCGCGTTACCTGCGCCCGCGCCTTACCACCATCCGCTACCCGATTACCGCGATGGCGACGCAGGCGGCGCAGATCGCGCTGGCGCTGGCCAACGACACGCCGTTACCCAACGCCATCAACCTGTTCCACCCGACGCTCATTCGCCGACATTCGGTCGCCGGTTTGAATAATGGGCACTAG
- a CDS encoding FCD domain-containing protein: MAKVVVLQERKQYQEIGCDLREKIQQGEYPVGARLPPERNIAETYGVSRTIVREALLMLELEGTVDIRQGSGVYVLRVPSAEEPSPNAQNRIGAFEMLQARQLLESNIAAFAARMATRNDIDILRHTLEQEQAAIAANDYRSDFDKIFHLQVAGATQNQMLLETVSNIWSCRDESPIWQQLYSHVGNHGYRLKWLADHQTILAALRRRDVSGSYQAMWQHLENVKTTLMEISDAEAPEFDGYLFDSVPIFQGKLV; encoded by the coding sequence GTGGCGAAGGTTGTGGTTCTACAAGAAAGAAAGCAATACCAGGAGATAGGGTGTGACCTGCGGGAGAAAATCCAGCAGGGGGAGTACCCGGTCGGGGCGCGTCTTCCGCCGGAGCGGAATATTGCGGAAACCTACGGCGTCAGCCGCACCATTGTGCGTGAAGCCTTGCTGATGCTGGAGCTGGAAGGCACGGTGGATATCCGCCAGGGGTCGGGCGTGTACGTGTTGCGCGTGCCGTCGGCGGAGGAACCGTCCCCCAATGCGCAAAACCGCATCGGTGCGTTTGAAATGCTGCAGGCGCGACAGTTGCTGGAAAGCAATATCGCCGCGTTTGCCGCCCGTATGGCGACCCGCAATGACATTGATATCTTGCGACATACGCTGGAGCAGGAGCAGGCGGCCATCGCCGCCAATGATTACCGCAGCGATTTCGACAAAATCTTTCATCTGCAGGTGGCGGGTGCCACCCAAAACCAGATGCTGCTGGAAACGGTCAGCAATATCTGGTCTTGCCGGGACGAAAGCCCCATCTGGCAGCAGCTTTACAGTCATGTCGGCAACCACGGCTACCGGCTGAAATGGCTGGCGGACCACCAGACGATACTGGCGGCGCTGCGTCGTCGGGACGTTAGCGGCTCTTATCAGGCGATGTGGCAGCATCTGGAAAACGTCAAAACCACCCTGATGGAGATATCCGATGCCGAAGCGCCGGAATTTGACGGCTATCTGTTCGATTCGGTACCGATCTTTCAGGGAAAACTGGTCTGA
- a CDS encoding glycoside hydrolase family 1 protein, whose amino-acid sequence MSKVSMTLPEGFILGAAASAWQTEGWSGKKSGQDSYLDLWYKRDRQVWHNGYGPAVATDFYNRYREDVALMKQTGLTHFRTSINWSRFMLDYENGVVDEEYAAYIDNLIDELHRQGIEPMLCLEHYELPAVLFEKYQGWSSKQVVEWFVQYADAVFARYAGKVKRWFTFNEPIVVQTRVYLDAVRYPYQQDTGVWMQWNHHKNLATAKVVQLFRDKGYHRQGGSIGVILNPEVTYPRSSAAHDVEAARLYDLFYNRVFLDPALKGEYPAELLALLETHQVHWDYTEEELAVIRANTVDEVGINLYYPHRVKAPSRAWNSNTPFHPAYYYEHFELPGRRMNKSRGWEINPRIIYDMAMRLKNEYGNLPWFVSENGMGIENEGQFKDSRGVVQDDYRIAFIAEHLYWTLKAREDGANCLGYMLWAFTDNVSPMNAFKNRYGLIEIDLEHDRQRRPKKSASWFRQVRDSGVLALELDDEDK is encoded by the coding sequence ATGAGCAAGGTATCAATGACCCTTCCCGAGGGCTTCATTCTGGGGGCGGCGGCGTCCGCCTGGCAGACCGAAGGATGGTCAGGCAAGAAAAGCGGGCAGGATTCCTATCTGGACCTGTGGTACAAGCGCGACCGTCAGGTGTGGCACAACGGCTACGGCCCGGCGGTGGCTACCGACTTCTACAACCGCTACCGCGAAGACGTGGCGCTGATGAAGCAGACCGGGCTGACCCATTTCCGCACCTCCATCAACTGGTCGCGCTTCATGCTGGATTATGAAAACGGCGTGGTGGATGAGGAATACGCCGCCTACATCGACAACCTGATCGACGAACTGCACCGGCAGGGCATCGAACCGATGCTGTGTCTGGAACATTACGAGCTGCCGGCGGTGCTGTTCGAGAAGTATCAGGGCTGGTCGTCGAAGCAGGTGGTGGAGTGGTTCGTGCAGTACGCCGACGCGGTATTCGCCCGCTATGCCGGTAAGGTTAAACGCTGGTTCACCTTTAACGAGCCGATCGTGGTGCAGACCCGCGTCTATCTGGACGCGGTGCGCTACCCCTACCAGCAGGACACCGGCGTCTGGATGCAGTGGAACCATCACAAGAATCTGGCGACCGCCAAAGTCGTGCAATTGTTCCGCGACAAAGGTTACCACCGACAGGGCGGCAGCATCGGGGTGATCCTCAATCCGGAAGTGACCTATCCGCGCTCCAGCGCCGCGCACGATGTGGAAGCGGCGCGCCTGTATGACCTGTTCTACAACCGGGTGTTTCTGGATCCGGCGCTGAAGGGCGAATACCCGGCAGAGCTGCTGGCGCTGCTGGAAACGCATCAGGTGCATTGGGATTACACCGAGGAAGAGCTGGCTGTCATCCGCGCCAATACCGTGGACGAGGTGGGGATCAATCTCTATTACCCGCACCGGGTCAAAGCGCCCAGCCGGGCGTGGAACAGCAACACGCCGTTCCACCCGGCCTACTACTACGAGCATTTCGAACTGCCCGGTCGCCGGATGAACAAGTCCCGTGGCTGGGAGATTAATCCCCGCATCATTTACGACATGGCGATGCGCCTGAAAAACGAATACGGCAACCTGCCCTGGTTCGTGTCGGAAAACGGTATGGGGATTGAAAACGAAGGTCAGTTCAAAGACAGCCGCGGCGTGGTGCAGGATGATTACCGTATCGCGTTCATCGCCGAGCACCTTTACTGGACGCTGAAGGCGCGCGAAGACGGGGCCAACTGTCTGGGTTACATGCTGTGGGCCTTTACCGACAACGTCTCGCCGATGAATGCGTTCAAGAACCGTTACGGCCTGATTGAAATCGATCTGGAGCACGACCGGCAGCGGCGGCCGAAGAAATCGGCAAGCTGGTTCCGTCAGGTACGGGACAGCGGTGTGCTGGCGTTAGAACTGGACGATGAAGATAAATAG